The following are from one region of the Bacillus thuringiensis genome:
- the dgt gene encoding dGTP triphosphohydrolase gives MTNTKMNWDSLLSGVRLRDGEVKDRTKGNEYDLRNDFDDDYSRLIFSSAVRRLQDKAQVFPLDSSDFVRTRLTHSLEVSSIGKSIGISIEENLIKQGKLKDEHKGKISALLSVVGLVHDLGNPPYGHFGEAAIQRFFSDWFENSEQGKKAATTLGVNKVADFTNFEGNAQTFRLLSKLNNLKDEFGYNLSAASLASILKYPRSSIDGNKNSDERKDKGLGVSYKKFGYLQSDSNRFESVKNFTGIDIYRHPVTFLLEAADDIAYSAADLEDGCKKKVLDYHTIESTLKTHLKDGNETDKQLLDSFIKTYEASEGRADRLDNTVQHFRIIAQGYMIKSVVKEFLDRHDQILNGEFDQEIIDVSDANRVRQAFKDLAKIIFESPEILKREYAGGKVVEGLLEMFVEAVISDKYKDSKTAEGKLYLLISGNYRDIMNKFPFESHSGEPSLYDKLLLVTDFVCGMTDTYALELYKNLSGINL, from the coding sequence ATGACTAATACAAAAATGAACTGGGATTCACTTTTAAGCGGAGTACGTTTAAGAGATGGTGAAGTAAAAGATCGAACAAAAGGTAACGAATATGACCTTAGAAATGATTTTGACGATGATTACAGCAGATTAATTTTCAGCTCAGCTGTGAGAAGGCTTCAGGATAAAGCACAGGTTTTCCCTTTAGATAGCAGTGATTTTGTCAGAACCAGATTGACACATTCACTTGAAGTTTCAAGTATTGGAAAATCTATAGGCATAAGTATTGAAGAAAATTTAATTAAACAAGGCAAATTAAAAGACGAACATAAAGGTAAAATTAGTGCTTTATTATCTGTTGTAGGCTTAGTACACGATTTAGGTAATCCTCCATATGGACATTTTGGCGAAGCTGCTATTCAAAGATTTTTCTCTGATTGGTTTGAGAATAGCGAGCAAGGAAAGAAAGCAGCTACTACACTAGGAGTCAATAAAGTGGCGGATTTTACTAATTTTGAGGGAAATGCCCAAACGTTCCGATTGCTCTCAAAATTAAATAATTTAAAAGATGAATTTGGTTATAATTTGTCTGCAGCATCCTTAGCAAGTATTTTAAAATATCCTAGATCATCAATCGATGGAAATAAAAATAGCGATGAAAGAAAAGATAAAGGTCTTGGTGTTAGTTATAAGAAGTTTGGCTATCTTCAATCGGATTCCAACCGCTTTGAATCTGTGAAAAACTTTACAGGTATTGATATATACAGACACCCTGTTACCTTTTTACTTGAGGCAGCAGATGATATAGCTTATTCTGCTGCAGATTTAGAAGATGGTTGTAAGAAGAAAGTCTTAGACTATCATACTATAGAATCAACTTTAAAGACCCATTTAAAAGATGGAAATGAAACCGATAAACAACTACTTGATTCATTTATTAAAACCTATGAAGCTAGTGAAGGCCGTGCTGACCGATTGGATAATACCGTTCAACACTTTAGAATTATTGCTCAAGGTTATATGATAAAATCGGTTGTAAAGGAATTTTTAGACAGACACGATCAAATACTAAATGGTGAATTTGATCAAGAAATAATCGACGTATCAGATGCTAACAGAGTGCGTCAAGCTTTTAAAGATCTAGCTAAAATTATTTTTGAAAGTCCAGAAATATTAAAAAGAGAATATGCGGGTGGAAAAGTAGTAGAAGGACTTTTAGAAATGTTTGTAGAAGCTGTAATTTCCGATAAGTACAAAGATTCTAAAACTGCAGAAGGAAAATTATATTTACTAATATCCGGTAACTATCGAGATATAATGAATAAATTCCCATTTGAAAGTCATTCAGGAGAACCTAGTTTATATGATAAACTTCTATTAGTCACTGATTTTGTTTGTGGAATGACTGATACCTATGCACTAGAATTATATAAGAATCTTAGTGGCATAAACTTATAA
- a CDS encoding KAP family P-loop NTPase fold protein — translation MEEESNTKKIIKNSWRVSSVILSFICINIFLTILRNEMHDKIPSDYLSFWVKGVLYVLITIPLILFFVSYIITSISNARIRRETFFRLSDYIIFTVSLSIIINYWFVNTPVSMWTGNVLSDLFDISMFFSCCIILYFTGEILARIQKSKQEKKEKIAKSLQKENKIEAYYNSEYPINDTEQDALNRASFAEKIANSLVKSGEDSLTMGILGNWGSGKSSVYNLIKEKSDKNHVIFIEFKPWYFGENNHDIIRLYLLEFLEGIKKVQGYNPEIGKAIKKYADILSSVSLRGFGATLSFKELVDRFKPGQSTDSLSDLKKEIEMLLKDYPKRIVVYIDDIDRLEGSEIRMIFKLVRLVADFPKVTYILALDEEVVQKSLSSVYQFEEKGNLEDAKKYIEKFIQIPIYLPKPDFIDLYNLCKKQLNNIIEENNILDEKYTEIIDSLIEQKLSLRDLSRYFNLVKFYLPFLKEEVNVKDLLYLILIQVSSPELYQYIYTNKLLFINNYKFELDDEFKALPRLNEYQGILCTIFPYATRLFGGAFEGEMVNKKEWEKEKRVCSDKYFNHYFMYSSPRDAISQNELSNFISLIKEKDLTEIQTIYLDLIKEYSAKEVNEKLEHRLSEVDECIEKIFTLLLKSYQELHNISGNRNAKESINYLAQLIAKKIYSKGREFPVEYWEDSNILFMLKIYNYLHNNYNLKILKLAIKNAYEKISEVSYFKVFDEVDAKEVFSKWKDFSDQEDIKKKVKNWIDTKEDFEEFLNYYFSDINSEKIVKDKEILIHVFVASTQYLSDKILQEYFDQYHSPKTEVEWGQYIEKNRAENIGLFLLGKNNLFEYITGAIEGFHVSSMKNGYRVELPKYISMGVKLIKRFGNKKQLMKIEDLLGEITEYNDFIQEQLDLQYEK, via the coding sequence ATGGAAGAAGAAAGTAATACAAAAAAAATAATTAAAAATAGTTGGAGAGTATCCAGTGTAATTTTATCATTTATATGTATAAATATCTTTTTGACAATATTGAGAAATGAAATGCATGATAAAATCCCGTCAGATTACTTAAGTTTTTGGGTAAAGGGAGTATTATATGTTCTTATTACCATACCATTAATACTATTTTTTGTTTCATATATTATTACTAGTATTTCTAATGCTAGAATCAGAAGAGAAACATTTTTTAGGCTATCTGATTATATTATATTCACCGTATCATTGAGCATAATAATAAATTATTGGTTTGTAAACACACCTGTTAGCATGTGGACAGGAAATGTTCTTTCAGATTTGTTCGATATAAGCATGTTTTTTTCATGTTGCATAATTTTATATTTTACTGGTGAAATTTTAGCGCGAATACAAAAATCTAAACAAGAGAAGAAAGAAAAAATAGCCAAAAGTCTTCAAAAAGAAAATAAAATAGAAGCCTATTACAACTCTGAATATCCGATAAATGATACAGAGCAGGATGCTTTAAATAGAGCGTCTTTTGCAGAAAAAATAGCTAATTCATTAGTTAAAAGTGGAGAAGACAGCTTAACGATGGGGATTTTGGGTAATTGGGGAAGTGGTAAAAGTTCAGTATATAATTTAATTAAAGAGAAAAGTGATAAGAATCATGTAATATTTATAGAGTTTAAACCATGGTATTTTGGTGAAAATAATCATGATATTATTCGGCTTTACTTATTGGAGTTTTTGGAAGGAATCAAAAAAGTTCAAGGATATAATCCTGAAATTGGTAAAGCGATAAAAAAGTATGCTGATATCTTATCCTCTGTTAGTTTGCGTGGTTTTGGAGCGACACTCTCATTTAAGGAACTAGTAGATAGATTTAAACCAGGTCAGAGTACGGATAGTTTATCTGATTTAAAAAAGGAAATTGAAATGTTGCTTAAAGATTATCCAAAAAGAATAGTCGTATATATTGATGATATTGATCGACTAGAGGGGTCAGAAATTAGAATGATTTTTAAGCTAGTACGTTTGGTAGCAGATTTTCCGAAGGTAACTTATATATTGGCTTTAGATGAGGAAGTTGTCCAAAAATCTTTATCATCAGTTTATCAATTTGAAGAAAAAGGGAATTTAGAAGATGCAAAAAAATATATAGAGAAATTTATACAAATACCTATTTATTTACCGAAGCCAGATTTTATTGATTTATATAACTTATGCAAAAAACAATTAAATAACATTATTGAGGAAAATAATATTTTAGATGAGAAATATACTGAAATTATAGATAGCTTAATAGAGCAAAAATTGTCATTAAGAGACCTATCTAGATACTTTAATTTGGTGAAGTTTTATTTACCATTTTTAAAAGAAGAAGTGAACGTTAAGGATTTACTGTATTTAATCTTAATTCAAGTTAGTTCACCGGAATTGTATCAATATATATATACTAATAAATTATTATTTATAAATAATTACAAGTTTGAATTAGACGATGAATTTAAAGCGTTACCCAGATTAAATGAATATCAGGGTATACTATGCACAATTTTCCCTTATGCAACACGTCTATTTGGAGGTGCATTTGAAGGAGAAATGGTAAATAAAAAAGAATGGGAAAAGGAAAAGAGAGTTTGCTCAGACAAGTATTTTAACCATTATTTTATGTATAGTAGCCCTAGAGATGCTATTTCTCAAAATGAATTAAGTAATTTCATTAGTTTGATTAAAGAAAAAGATTTAACTGAAATACAAACAATATATTTAGATTTAATAAAAGAATATAGTGCTAAAGAAGTAAATGAGAAGTTGGAACATAGATTGTCGGAGGTAGATGAGTGTATAGAAAAAATATTTACACTTCTTTTGAAATCATACCAAGAATTACATAATATAAGTGGGAATAGAAACGCCAAAGAAAGTATAAATTACTTAGCGCAGTTGATAGCAAAAAAAATATATTCGAAAGGGCGCGAATTTCCTGTAGAGTATTGGGAAGATTCCAATATTCTATTCATGTTAAAGATTTATAATTATTTACATAATAATTATAATTTGAAAATTTTAAAGTTAGCAATTAAAAATGCATATGAAAAAATTTCTGAAGTTAGTTATTTTAAAGTGTTTGATGAAGTTGATGCTAAAGAAGTTTTTTCTAAATGGAAAGACTTTAGTGATCAAGAAGACATAAAAAAGAAAGTTAAAAATTGGATTGATACAAAAGAAGATTTTGAAGAATTTTTAAATTATTATTTTAGTGATATAAACAGTGAAAAAATAGTAAAAGACAAGGAAATTTTAATTCATGTATTTGTTGCATCTACTCAATATTTAAGTGATAAAATATTACAAGAATATTTTGATCAGTATCATTCTCCTAAGACAGAAGTAGAGTGGGGACAATATATTGAAAAAAATAGAGCTGAAAATATTGGACTGTTTCTATTAGGGAAAAATAATTTATTTGAATATATTACTGGTGCTATTGAGGGTTTCCACGTTTCAAGTATGAAGAATGGTTATAGGGTAGAGCTGCCAAAATACATATCCATGGGAGTAAAGCTAATTAAAAGGTTTGGTAATAAAAAACAACTAATGAAAATAGAAGATTTATTAGGGGAAATAACAGAATATAATGATTTTATACAAGAACAATTAGATCTTCAATATGAAAAATAG
- a CDS encoding IS3-like element ISBce14 family transposase (programmed frameshift) — MLKMTKKLFTEREIQILSNNLYVKSVSQKGITYTEEFKHIFIEENEKGKLPRNIFEECGFDIDMIGMKRVMSSGSRWRAAYRKNGVLGLRDTRIENAGRTLERELTLEEKYARLEAERNLLKAENELPKKNQTYGREDEKEITLPPSQKFILIRSVIMKYNLRNMVSHLCKIAGVSRSGYYNYFSVSSQEQRKQKSDRDEILKETILKALRFRNRKKGARQIKMTLAGQFQVVYNLKRIRRIMKKYEIICPVRKANPYKRMLKATKEHRIVPNQLNREFKQNTPGKTLLTDITYLVYGKNQRAYLSTILDGSTNEILAYHVSEQMTLELVTTTLHKLKRNPRIRLTEGAYIHSDQGSHYTSPTYQKLVKKLNLGQSMSRRGNCWDNAPQESFFGHLKDEAHIKPCASFNELKQEIKKYMTYYNHYRYQWNLKKMTPVGYRNHLLDVA, encoded by the exons ATGTTGAAAATGACAAAAAAACTATTCACAGAAAGAGAAATTCAAATTCTATCAAATAACCTATACGTAAAATCTGTAAGTCAGAAAGGTATCACTTATACAGAGGAATTTAAGCATATTTTTATTGAGGAAAATGAAAAAGGAAAGCTACCTCGAAATATTTTTGAAGAATGTGGTTTTGATATAGATATGATTGGAATGAAACGAGTTATGTCATCGGGAAGTAGATGGCGTGCTGCTTATAGAAAAAATGGTGTATTGGGTTTAAGGGATACACGTATCGAAAACGCTGGAAGAACTCTTGAGAGAGAGCTTACGTTAGAAGAAAAGTATGCCCGTTTAGAAGCCGAACGAAACTTACTAAAGGCGGAAAACGAATTGC CTAAAAAAAATCAAACTTATGGAAGGGAGGATGAGAAGGAAATAACACTACCACCTAGTCAGAAATTCATCTTGATTCGTTCTGTCATCATGAAATACAACTTAAGGAATATGGTTAGTCATTTGTGTAAAATAGCTGGTGTATCCCGTTCGGGATACTATAATTACTTTTCAGTTTCATCTCAAGAACAACGGAAACAAAAGAGTGATCGAGATGAAATCTTGAAGGAAACCATATTAAAAGCACTTCGATTTAGAAATAGAAAGAAGGGGGCTCGTCAGATAAAGATGACATTGGCGGGTCAGTTTCAAGTTGTCTACAATTTAAAGCGTATCCGTAGAATTATGAAGAAATACGAGATTATTTGTCCGGTTCGCAAAGCGAATCCTTATAAAAGAATGCTTAAAGCTACAAAAGAACATCGAATAGTACCGAATCAATTAAATCGGGAATTTAAACAAAATACCCCAGGGAAAACACTTCTTACAGATATCACCTATTTAGTTTACGGTAAGAATCAAAGGGCCTATTTATCTACAATTTTAGACGGCTCAACTAATGAAATTTTAGCTTACCATGTTTCAGAACAGATGACATTAGAGCTCGTAACGACAACTCTCCATAAACTAAAAAGGAATCCGCGGATTCGATTGACTGAAGGTGCTTATATTCATTCAGATCAAGGATCCCACTACACAAGCCCTACCTATCAAAAGCTAGTCAAAAAGCTAAATCTTGGACAATCCATGTCAAGAAGAGGAAACTGTTGGGATAACGCCCCACAAGAATCGTTTTTTGGTCATCTGAAAGATGAAGCTCATATAAAACCTTGCGCGTCCTTTAATGAATTGAAACAAGAGATTAAGAAATATATGACGTATTATAATCATTATAGATATCAATGGAATTTAAAAAAGATGACTCCTGTTGGATACAGAAATCATCTTCTTGATGTTGCCTAA
- a CDS encoding DUF3883 domain-containing protein, with the protein MKKNDGQKPVKHLFIKFNDVNEGFPKVVSTIRQHEITGLNNNGELIWGQFTSRDQAGISLKHKQDIEQQLANNMTTRVIFYSRKAKLLYEAELVGIYDRDYAGATQPEFVKLIPEYYRHLAGVTHITAKNPMIIYSYFHIKGLRPISLTNNIEHIYHYDKQVPILNVKGMQALLYVSLNDQYESSITSIKITDNDLVVEGKKLELSTDSDISANKMIKRGSSIRNRYGVKRNYVAEADVKGRIGDAAEELVLKYEKESLTNMGFSHLAEKVHRISKIEGDGLGYDILSYEIDGKEKYIEVKGTINEANIPFPISSSEVQFSEEKNEAFYIYRVFGLKTDTPQLKIYQGSISANFNLESINYLAELK; encoded by the coding sequence ATGAAAAAAAACGATGGTCAAAAACCTGTTAAACATTTATTCATTAAATTCAATGATGTTAATGAAGGATTTCCTAAGGTTGTTAGTACGATCAGACAACATGAAATTACTGGTTTAAACAATAATGGGGAACTGATTTGGGGGCAATTTACAAGTCGAGATCAAGCGGGTATCTCATTGAAGCACAAGCAAGACATTGAACAACAATTAGCTAACAATATGACCACCAGAGTAATCTTCTATAGCCGTAAAGCTAAATTATTATACGAAGCTGAACTTGTGGGAATATATGATAGAGATTATGCTGGTGCTACTCAACCAGAATTTGTAAAATTAATCCCTGAGTATTATCGACATCTAGCAGGGGTTACTCATATAACAGCTAAAAATCCAATGATAATCTATTCGTATTTTCACATTAAAGGGTTAAGGCCTATTTCACTTACAAATAATATCGAACATATTTATCATTATGATAAACAAGTACCTATTTTGAATGTAAAAGGAATGCAGGCTTTACTTTATGTTTCTTTAAATGACCAATATGAAAGCTCAATTACTTCCATAAAAATTACTGATAATGATTTAGTAGTAGAAGGAAAAAAACTTGAGCTAAGTACAGATTCTGATATATCAGCTAATAAAATGATAAAGAGAGGATCATCTATTCGAAATCGATATGGTGTTAAGCGAAATTATGTCGCTGAAGCAGATGTTAAAGGGAGAATAGGTGACGCTGCTGAAGAATTAGTATTAAAATACGAAAAAGAAAGCCTTACCAATATGGGATTTTCACATTTGGCGGAAAAAGTACATCGCATATCCAAAATTGAAGGTGATGGTCTTGGATATGATATTCTATCTTATGAGATTGATGGGAAAGAGAAGTATATTGAAGTAAAAGGTACAATTAATGAAGCGAATATTCCATTTCCTATCTCGAGTAGCGAAGTGCAATTTTCAGAAGAAAAAAATGAGGCATTTTATATTTATCGAGTATTTGGGTTGAAAACAGATACACCACAACTAAAAATTTATCAAGGTAGTATTAGTGCAAATTTTAATCTTGAGTCAATCAATTATTTAGCTGAATTGAAATAG